The Delphinus delphis chromosome 13, mDelDel1.2, whole genome shotgun sequence DNA window acagcaagaAAGGCCCAATGcggccaaattaattaattaattaaaacgaAAAAACCGAGTAGGTCTGTTGAGGTAGCCAAACATGGTACTCTCATCTACGTTGTAAAGCTGTTTGAATTGTAAATGACAAAGATAATTGAAATTGTATGGGTGTATATGAACAATTTCAATTACACATCTAAAATTCTATTTAAGTGCACATATTAAAGGAGCCTCTATGGGAGGCAGGCAGGCTGAGGCTCTGTCTGTCCATGACCCTGTCTCCTTCCTTTATTAGATGATTCAGATATCAGAGGGTCTAGGACACAAGACAGGTAGACTGTGACCATCCTGAGGGACAGGTGACAAGTCTGGGACCCAGGGTGTAGCGTGGAGAAGACAGTGGCCGGGGTTACGAGTAGGCATGGGAGAGCAAAGCCCCTCAGCAGCACCAGGAGGGCCGGGAACTAACCTGATACTTCCCTCCCTGCAAGGAGGTTCATGAACCAGCCCGGTGCCCCACCTGTGGGAGACAGCGTCACCCCAGAGGGAGGAGACAGACCCAGGAGACTGAGATGATTCCTGATTGTGACTCTCTTTACCAAGTCAACTGTGACATGTGCCAGTCCAGGGGGCATGGAACCAGCTCCCTGCCAGGATTGAGGGAGGGAAGCTTTGAGGCTGAGGAGCCCAGAGGGGTCACCTGACTTGGCCTAGGGTGAGAAGCTGGAGGAATTCTCCCTGGAGAAGGACATGGTAACAAATGCCAAAAGACCAGGAAGAGCACCAAGCAGGAAAGGTGAGGGGGAGCCCGGTAAGCAGCAGAAATAGGCTGAGCCAAGGCCAGGAGGCCAAGGAGGAAGCTGGGAGttggtgctggggtggggggggtagaGCCAGGAAAATGGTGGGCTACTGGGGGAAACCAGAGGGGGTGCCCTGGAGGGACGGGGGCAAGGCCTCAAATGTAAAGTTCAGTGACTCGTCCTTTGTCCTTTAGCCTCAGGGCAGTGATGCACCAGGGTAAGTTTCAAACAGGAGAGGGCCGGGGGGTCAGGGTCACATCTGTGTTTACTAAAGCTATTTCCAGAGGTTACATGGAAGTCAGAGTGCAAGGGGTAAGGGTGAAGTTGGCAGGCagacagaagaaggaacaaaggaCTGGCGTGTGGAAGGCACTGTGGACCGGATGCTGCGAAGGTGTCTCGCTCACAGCCGAGGGGAGGCAGTGCCATTTCTTTATTCTGAGGACAGAGCTCCGTCGATGGTGGCTCTGCAGGCCCACCCGGTACTCACTGCAACAAAAGCTGCGCCAGGGGCTTCAGCCTCTCCTTCATGGCAGTGTCGGCTGGAGGCAGGTCCTTAGCCTTCATGATGACCGCGTGGGCCTCCTGGAAGAGGTCCTCCCCCACCGCAGCTTCCACCCGCTTGCGCCACGCAGCCAGCTTAGGCCGGTTTTTGAAGATGTCACAGCCGGCACTGACAGGCTATGGGAGAGGAAGCCGGGTGGAGGGGTGGGACCCAGAGAAGCACAAGGCAGCATGTCCCAACTTAGGGATCCCTCGGGTGGATTTTCCCTCCTCTGCCACACGGGTGATAGGCTGGGGGTTCTCCTCCAGGAAATACCGAGAAGCTGCTCAATAAGCCTGCAGGGTGGGGTTTTTAagcccctttttacagatgaggacgctgaggctcagagggggaaGTGACCCGCCCAGGGCCCCCCAGCCAGAAAGGACAACGTGAGCTGGTACACTGGCTCTCTCCCAGGGTACCCCAATGCCCAGCTGGCCCCCCACCCCACGACACTCACATGCATCAGCTCTGTGATGGCCACCAAGTCTGCCACTGAGATGTGAGGCCCAGACAGGAAGTCCTGGTCCTTCAGGAACTTGTCCTCAAGCAGCTGCAGGCACCTGTCCAGCTCAGCCAGAGTAGATGCCAGTGTCTCAGGGGGCACCCGTTGGCCCAGGAACACAGGCAACAACATCTGGTAGGCGGGCAGGCAGGGGAGGGCTCAGGGTCTGCCCAAGGCCCAGCATGGTTCCTGCTCTCATTCCACCTATCAGCCATCCTTCGCATTTCTCCTCACTCCCATCTACCATTTCCCACCCACAGCCACTACCAGCCCAGGCCTTATCCCTTACTCAGGCACAGATAGCCTCCACCTCTTCCTGGGTCATCACATCGGGCAGCCGGGGGATACTTCGGCAATCCCAGTCTGCCCATATCTTCTCCCTGCATAAAGCCTTCCATGGCTCCCTAGTGCCCTCACTGCAAAGGCCTCAACACAGGGCAGCAGccatcctctcccaccccacctcccactccaccccaggCTTCTCAAATGGGAATGTGCGTGCAGATCCCTCTGGGATGTGGTTCAAGTGTACGGTCCTAATCAGTAcacctgggtggggcctgagactctgcatttccgaGCTCCCAGGTGACGCTCATGCTCCTGGCCCATGGCCCACACTCTGAGTAGCAAACATCTACACTCAGTCTCCTGGACTTCTCTCCATTC harbors:
- the LOC132436049 gene encoding glutathione S-transferase theta-3-like isoform X2, which produces MGLQLYLDLLSQPCRAVYIFAKKNGIPFELRTVDLLKGQHYSDDFAQVNPLRKVPALKDGDFTLAESVAILLYLTRKYETPDHWYPQDLQARARVDEYLAWQHTALRTSCTRAMWQKMLLPVFLGQRVPPETLASTLAELDRCLQLLEDKFLKDQDFLSGPHISVADLVAITELMHPVSAGCDIFKNRPKLAAWRKRVEAAVGEDLFQEAHAVIMKAKDLPPADTAMKERLKPLAQLLLQ